The proteins below come from a single Ictalurus furcatus strain D&B chromosome 15, Billie_1.0, whole genome shotgun sequence genomic window:
- the prkcbp1l gene encoding protein kinase C binding protein 1, like isoform X4, whose protein sequence is MKNLSVLFIKKSLAGEEIKTVSDVVEGMEVSVPPKVPDLGSAETTMASQKRKAPSPPHSSNGHSPSDTSPSGVKKKKKPGLVTGNNKDQDGRNDFYCWMCHREGQVLCCELCPRVYHAKCLKLAAEPEGDWFCPECEKITVAECIETQSKAMTMLNLEQLSYLLKFALQKMKQPGTEPFQKPVSLEQHPDYAEYIFNPMDLCTLEKNIKKKMYGCTEAFLADAKWILHNCIIYNGGNHKLTATAKVIVKICEHEMNEIEVCPECYLSACQKRDNWFCEPCSQPHPLVWAKLKGFPFWPAKALRDKDGQVDARFFGQHDRAWVPINNCYLMSKEIPFSVKKTKSIFNSAMQEMEVYVENVRKKHGVFNYAPFRTAYTPNNLFQMLLDPSNPRKGTVMQEKQDKIKLNFDMTASPRAPLGKSVGQRMSDIPRSPMSTNSSVHTGSDLEQDASEKGTRIPSSHCSTGEDSMDCTASPACLKTTGSPKPIPPTPVKQERMQHTASILNLNLDRIKAEMDLKELSETVLQQQQQSPSVLLTSPKKPTRSLDKTIESCKAQLGINEISEDVYQGVDHSDSDDSDKSDSSDSEYASEEEQELKNAMKNEDHEDAVFKNKKRPRPTSSQPQSNKNQSQNVTEKVASEPPLKKRASGVSEKEAQEKPRANQQTQSQRERPSAGHEGKAGVVDADSDSERELVIDLGEEQGGKERKKPKREASTISNSITKANAAVKTEGKALATASPSASPSTVPPASSSNPSTRDSTQPVLKPPNTTSAPPVTSTSTTSVPGTTSATNSSMSTVVKKQRPLLPKETAQSGQTSVVWNQTGNKIQTSSPKWHVQKVQKQQHGSQSQSPVASSNASTRYQTRQSVKAVQQKEPLSGSSSSVLTGDFLTPPASADVAADIAKYTSKVSKHNIMDAIKGTMTEIYNDLSKSTTGNTVAEIRRLRIEIEKLQWLHQQELSEMKHNLELTMAEMRQSLEQERERLVSEVKKQMEVEKQQAVDETKKKQWCANCKKEAIFYCCWNTSYCDYPCQQAHWPEHMKSCTQSATASQQEPEEEASAVPVPKTSGQSPKAQHSSPASKSSPTHKTPSPKADNTKASATVSVS, encoded by the exons GATGGGAGGAATGATTTCTACTGCTGGATGTGCCACCGTGAGGGCCAGGTGCTCTGCTGTGAGCTCTGCCCACGTGTGTACCATGCCAAGTGCCTCAAACTGGCTGCCGAGCCTGAAGGCGACTGGTTCTGTCCAGAGTGTGAG AAAATAACAGTAGCAGAATGCATTGAGACTCAAAGCAAAGCCATGACCATGCTGAATTTGGAACAGCTATCCTACCTGTTGAAGTTTGCCCTGCAGAAAATGAAGCAGCCAGgg ACAGAGCCATTTCAGAAACCAGTGTCTCTGGAGCAGCATCCTGACTATGCAGAGTATATCTTCAACCCCATGGACCTATGCACCTTAGAGAAG AATATCAAAAAGAAGATGTATGGCTGCACCGAGGCATTTTTGGCAGACGCTAAATGGATTTTACACAACTGTATTATTTATAATGGAG GGAATCATAAACTTACTGCAACAGCAAAGGTTATTGTCAAGATCTGTGAACATGAG ATGAATGAAATTGAAGTTTGTCCAGAATGCTACCTGTCTGCTTGTCAAAAGAGAGACAACTGGTTTTGTGAACCATGT TCTCAACCCCATCCACTGGTGTGGGCTAAGCTGAAAGGTTTTCCGTTCTGGCCTGCTAAAGCACTGAGAGACAAAGATGGCCAGGTAGATGCTCGCTTCTTTGGCCAACATGACAG agcctGGGTGCCCATTAACAACTGCTACCTCATGTCAAAAGAGATTCCCTTCTCTGTGAAGAAGACGAAGAGCATCTTCAACAGTGCAATGCAAGAGATGGAAGTTTATGTGGAAAATGTACGCAAGAAACATGGCGTGTTTAATTATGCCCCATTCAGAACAGCATATACACCCAACAACCTGTTCCAGATGTTGCTGGACCCAAGTAACCCCAGGAAAGGTACAGTTATGCAAGAGAAACAGGACAAGATCAAGTTAAACTTTGACATGACTGCATCTCCCAGGGCACCCCTGGGCAAGAGTGTGGGACAGAGGATGAGTGACATTCCCAGGTCTCCAATGAGCACCAATTCCTCAGTCCATACAGGGTCAGACCTTGAGCAGGATGCATCAGAAAAAGGAACAAGAATCCCATCTAGCCACTGCAGTACAGGGGAAGACTCTATGGACTGCACAG CATCACCAGCATGTCTGAAGACCACAGGTAGTCCAAAACCCATCCCACCAACACCTGTTAAACAGGAGAGAATGCAGCATACAGCCAGCATCCTCAACCTAAATCTTG ACCGCATTAAGGCAGAAATGGACCTAAAGGAGCTGAGTGAGACTGTActtcaacagcagcagcaaagcCCATCTGTACTCCTTACCTCCCCAAAGAAACCCACCAGAAGTCTAGATAAGACCATAGAGAGCTGCAAGGCCCAACTAG GCATCAATGAAATCTCTGAGGATGTGTACCAAGGCGTGGATCACAGTGACTCTGATGATTCTGACAAGTCTGACTCCAGTGACAGCGAGTATGCGAGTGAAGAGGAGCAGGAGCTGAAAAACGCAATGAAGAATGAAGACCATGAGGATGctgtctttaaaaacaaaaaaagacccaGACCTACATCTTCACAACCACAAAGCAATAAGAACCAGTCTCAAAATGTGACCGAGAAGGTGGCCTCGGAACCGCCGCTAAAAAAGAGAGCCAGCGGCGTTTCAGAGAAGGAAGCCCAGGAAAAGCCTAGGGCAAACCAGCAGACgcagtcacagagagagaggccttCAGCTGGGCATGAAGGAAAGGCTGGAGTTGTGGATGCAGATTCAGACTCGGAAAGAGAACTTGTGATAGACCTTGGTGAGGAGCAGGGAGGCAAAGAGAGGAAGAAACCAAAGAGAGAGGCTTCAACAATCTCCAACTCTATAACCAAAGCCAATGCAGCCGTCAAAACTGAAG GAAAGGCTCTGGCCACTGCCAGCCCGTCAGCCTCTCCATCCACAGTACCCCCTGCTTCATCCTCCAACCCCAGCACAAGAGATTCAACCCAGCCAGTCTTAAAGCCACCAAACACCACCTCTGCCCCACCCGTCACCTCCACCAGCACCACCTCTGTACCAGGAACCACTTCAGCAACAAATTCCTCCATGTCCACTGTGGTAAAGAaacagcgccctctgctgcCCAAGGAGACAGCACAGTCTGGTCAGACATCAGTGGTTTGGAACCAGACTGGGAATAAGATCCAGACGTCCTCTCCAAAGTGGCACGTGCAGAAGGTTCAGAAGCAGCAACATGGCTCACAGTCTCAAAGCCCAGTGGCTTCCAGCAATGCCAGCACCCGCTACCAGACTAGGCAGTCTGTTAAAG CTGTCCAGCAAAAGGAGCCCTTGTCTGGGTCCTCTAGTTCAGTCTTGACTGGGGACTTCCTCACCCCACCTGCCTCTGCTGATGTAGCAGCTGACATTGCCAAGTACACCTCTAAAGTAAGTAAACACAAT atAATGGATGCTATTAAAGGAACAATGACTGAGATATACAACGACCTTTCCAAAAGCACAACAGGAAACACTGTTGCTGAG ATACGGAGGTTAAGGATCGAGATTGAGAAGCTCCAGTGGTTGCATCAGCAAGAGCTTTCAGAGATGAAACATAATCTGG AACTGACTATGGCAGAGATGAGGCAGAGTTTggagcaagagagggagaggctcGTTTCAGAGGTAAAGAAGCagatggaggtggagaaacAGCAGGCTGTGGACGAAACGAAGAAGAAGCAGTGGTGTGCCAACTGTAAGAAGGAGGCCATTTTCTACTGCTGTTGGAATACCAGCTACTGTGATTATCCCTGCCAACAAGCGCACTGGCCCGAACACATGAAATCCTGCACGCAGTCAG ccACAGCATCTCAGCAAGAGCCAGAGGAGGAGGCCTCTGCAGTTCCAGTACCAAAAACCTCAGGACAATCACCCAAAGCCCAGCATTCATCTCCTGCCAGCAAAAGTTCACCAACACACAAAACTCCTTCACCCAAAGCAGACAACACTAAAGCAAGCGCCACAGTTTCAGTGTCCTAA
- the prkcbp1l gene encoding protein kinase C binding protein 1, like isoform X1: MKNLSVLFIKKSLAGEEIKTVSDVVEGMEVSVPPKVPDLGSAETTMASQKRKAPSPPHSSNGHSPSDTSPSGVKKKKKPGLVTGNNKDQCELRHGPFYYVKQPALTADPVDVVPQDGRNDFYCWMCHREGQVLCCELCPRVYHAKCLKLAAEPEGDWFCPECEKITVAECIETQSKAMTMLNLEQLSYLLKFALQKMKQPGTEPFQKPVSLEQHPDYAEYIFNPMDLCTLEKNIKKKMYGCTEAFLADAKWILHNCIIYNGGNHKLTATAKVIVKICEHEMNEIEVCPECYLSACQKRDNWFCEPCSQPHPLVWAKLKGFPFWPAKALRDKDGQVDARFFGQHDRAWVPINNCYLMSKEIPFSVKKTKSIFNSAMQEMEVYVENVRKKHGVFNYAPFRTAYTPNNLFQMLLDPSNPRKGTVMQEKQDKIKLNFDMTASPRAPLGKSVGQRMSDIPRSPMSTNSSVHTGSDLEQDASEKGTRIPSSHCSTGEDSMDCTASPACLKTTGSPKPIPPTPVKQERMQHTASILNLNLDRIKAEMDLKELSETVLQQQQQSPSVLLTSPKKPTRSLDKTIESCKAQLGINEISEDVYQGVDHSDSDDSDKSDSSDSEYASEEEQELKNAMKNEDHEDAVFKNKKRPRPTSSQPQSNKNQSQNVTEKVASEPPLKKRASGVSEKEAQEKPRANQQTQSQRERPSAGHEGKAGVVDADSDSERELVIDLGEEQGGKERKKPKREASTISNSITKANAAVKTEGKALATASPSASPSTVPPASSSNPSTRDSTQPVLKPPNTTSAPPVTSTSTTSVPGTTSATNSSMSTVVKKQRPLLPKETAQSGQTSVVWNQTGNKIQTSSPKWHVQKVQKQQHGSQSQSPVASSNASTRYQTRQSVKAVQQKEPLSGSSSSVLTGDFLTPPASADVAADIAKYTSKVSKHNIMDAIKGTMTEIYNDLSKSTTGNTVAEIRRLRIEIEKLQWLHQQELSEMKHNLELTMAEMRQSLEQERERLVSEVKKQMEVEKQQAVDETKKKQWCANCKKEAIFYCCWNTSYCDYPCQQAHWPEHMKSCTQSATASQQEPEEEASAVPVPKTSGQSPKAQHSSPASKSSPTHKTPSPKADNTKASATVSVS, from the exons TGTGAGCTAAGACATGGTCCCTTTTACTATGTCAAGCAGCCTGCACTCACCGCAGACCCTGTTGATGTTGTGCCACAGGATGGGAGGAATGATTTCTACTGCTGGATGTGCCACCGTGAGGGCCAGGTGCTCTGCTGTGAGCTCTGCCCACGTGTGTACCATGCCAAGTGCCTCAAACTGGCTGCCGAGCCTGAAGGCGACTGGTTCTGTCCAGAGTGTGAG AAAATAACAGTAGCAGAATGCATTGAGACTCAAAGCAAAGCCATGACCATGCTGAATTTGGAACAGCTATCCTACCTGTTGAAGTTTGCCCTGCAGAAAATGAAGCAGCCAGgg ACAGAGCCATTTCAGAAACCAGTGTCTCTGGAGCAGCATCCTGACTATGCAGAGTATATCTTCAACCCCATGGACCTATGCACCTTAGAGAAG AATATCAAAAAGAAGATGTATGGCTGCACCGAGGCATTTTTGGCAGACGCTAAATGGATTTTACACAACTGTATTATTTATAATGGAG GGAATCATAAACTTACTGCAACAGCAAAGGTTATTGTCAAGATCTGTGAACATGAG ATGAATGAAATTGAAGTTTGTCCAGAATGCTACCTGTCTGCTTGTCAAAAGAGAGACAACTGGTTTTGTGAACCATGT TCTCAACCCCATCCACTGGTGTGGGCTAAGCTGAAAGGTTTTCCGTTCTGGCCTGCTAAAGCACTGAGAGACAAAGATGGCCAGGTAGATGCTCGCTTCTTTGGCCAACATGACAG agcctGGGTGCCCATTAACAACTGCTACCTCATGTCAAAAGAGATTCCCTTCTCTGTGAAGAAGACGAAGAGCATCTTCAACAGTGCAATGCAAGAGATGGAAGTTTATGTGGAAAATGTACGCAAGAAACATGGCGTGTTTAATTATGCCCCATTCAGAACAGCATATACACCCAACAACCTGTTCCAGATGTTGCTGGACCCAAGTAACCCCAGGAAAGGTACAGTTATGCAAGAGAAACAGGACAAGATCAAGTTAAACTTTGACATGACTGCATCTCCCAGGGCACCCCTGGGCAAGAGTGTGGGACAGAGGATGAGTGACATTCCCAGGTCTCCAATGAGCACCAATTCCTCAGTCCATACAGGGTCAGACCTTGAGCAGGATGCATCAGAAAAAGGAACAAGAATCCCATCTAGCCACTGCAGTACAGGGGAAGACTCTATGGACTGCACAG CATCACCAGCATGTCTGAAGACCACAGGTAGTCCAAAACCCATCCCACCAACACCTGTTAAACAGGAGAGAATGCAGCATACAGCCAGCATCCTCAACCTAAATCTTG ACCGCATTAAGGCAGAAATGGACCTAAAGGAGCTGAGTGAGACTGTActtcaacagcagcagcaaagcCCATCTGTACTCCTTACCTCCCCAAAGAAACCCACCAGAAGTCTAGATAAGACCATAGAGAGCTGCAAGGCCCAACTAG GCATCAATGAAATCTCTGAGGATGTGTACCAAGGCGTGGATCACAGTGACTCTGATGATTCTGACAAGTCTGACTCCAGTGACAGCGAGTATGCGAGTGAAGAGGAGCAGGAGCTGAAAAACGCAATGAAGAATGAAGACCATGAGGATGctgtctttaaaaacaaaaaaagacccaGACCTACATCTTCACAACCACAAAGCAATAAGAACCAGTCTCAAAATGTGACCGAGAAGGTGGCCTCGGAACCGCCGCTAAAAAAGAGAGCCAGCGGCGTTTCAGAGAAGGAAGCCCAGGAAAAGCCTAGGGCAAACCAGCAGACgcagtcacagagagagaggccttCAGCTGGGCATGAAGGAAAGGCTGGAGTTGTGGATGCAGATTCAGACTCGGAAAGAGAACTTGTGATAGACCTTGGTGAGGAGCAGGGAGGCAAAGAGAGGAAGAAACCAAAGAGAGAGGCTTCAACAATCTCCAACTCTATAACCAAAGCCAATGCAGCCGTCAAAACTGAAG GAAAGGCTCTGGCCACTGCCAGCCCGTCAGCCTCTCCATCCACAGTACCCCCTGCTTCATCCTCCAACCCCAGCACAAGAGATTCAACCCAGCCAGTCTTAAAGCCACCAAACACCACCTCTGCCCCACCCGTCACCTCCACCAGCACCACCTCTGTACCAGGAACCACTTCAGCAACAAATTCCTCCATGTCCACTGTGGTAAAGAaacagcgccctctgctgcCCAAGGAGACAGCACAGTCTGGTCAGACATCAGTGGTTTGGAACCAGACTGGGAATAAGATCCAGACGTCCTCTCCAAAGTGGCACGTGCAGAAGGTTCAGAAGCAGCAACATGGCTCACAGTCTCAAAGCCCAGTGGCTTCCAGCAATGCCAGCACCCGCTACCAGACTAGGCAGTCTGTTAAAG CTGTCCAGCAAAAGGAGCCCTTGTCTGGGTCCTCTAGTTCAGTCTTGACTGGGGACTTCCTCACCCCACCTGCCTCTGCTGATGTAGCAGCTGACATTGCCAAGTACACCTCTAAAGTAAGTAAACACAAT atAATGGATGCTATTAAAGGAACAATGACTGAGATATACAACGACCTTTCCAAAAGCACAACAGGAAACACTGTTGCTGAG ATACGGAGGTTAAGGATCGAGATTGAGAAGCTCCAGTGGTTGCATCAGCAAGAGCTTTCAGAGATGAAACATAATCTGG AACTGACTATGGCAGAGATGAGGCAGAGTTTggagcaagagagggagaggctcGTTTCAGAGGTAAAGAAGCagatggaggtggagaaacAGCAGGCTGTGGACGAAACGAAGAAGAAGCAGTGGTGTGCCAACTGTAAGAAGGAGGCCATTTTCTACTGCTGTTGGAATACCAGCTACTGTGATTATCCCTGCCAACAAGCGCACTGGCCCGAACACATGAAATCCTGCACGCAGTCAG ccACAGCATCTCAGCAAGAGCCAGAGGAGGAGGCCTCTGCAGTTCCAGTACCAAAAACCTCAGGACAATCACCCAAAGCCCAGCATTCATCTCCTGCCAGCAAAAGTTCACCAACACACAAAACTCCTTCACCCAAAGCAGACAACACTAAAGCAAGCGCCACAGTTTCAGTGTCCTAA
- the prkcbp1l gene encoding protein kinase C binding protein 1, like isoform X3, whose translation MQPQSLAGEEIKTVSDVVEGMEVSVPPKVPDLGSAETTMASQKRKAPSPPHSSNGHSPSDTSPSGVKKKKKPGLVTGNNKDQCELRHGPFYYVKQPALTADPVDVVPQDGRNDFYCWMCHREGQVLCCELCPRVYHAKCLKLAAEPEGDWFCPECEKITVAECIETQSKAMTMLNLEQLSYLLKFALQKMKQPGTEPFQKPVSLEQHPDYAEYIFNPMDLCTLEKNIKKKMYGCTEAFLADAKWILHNCIIYNGGNHKLTATAKVIVKICEHEMNEIEVCPECYLSACQKRDNWFCEPCSQPHPLVWAKLKGFPFWPAKALRDKDGQVDARFFGQHDRAWVPINNCYLMSKEIPFSVKKTKSIFNSAMQEMEVYVENVRKKHGVFNYAPFRTAYTPNNLFQMLLDPSNPRKGTVMQEKQDKIKLNFDMTASPRAPLGKSVGQRMSDIPRSPMSTNSSVHTGSDLEQDASEKGTRIPSSHCSTGEDSMDCTASPACLKTTGSPKPIPPTPVKQERMQHTASILNLNLDRIKAEMDLKELSETVLQQQQQSPSVLLTSPKKPTRSLDKTIESCKAQLGINEISEDVYQGVDHSDSDDSDKSDSSDSEYASEEEQELKNAMKNEDHEDAVFKNKKRPRPTSSQPQSNKNQSQNVTEKVASEPPLKKRASGVSEKEAQEKPRANQQTQSQRERPSAGHEGKAGVVDADSDSERELVIDLGEEQGGKERKKPKREASTISNSITKANAAVKTEGKALATASPSASPSTVPPASSSNPSTRDSTQPVLKPPNTTSAPPVTSTSTTSVPGTTSATNSSMSTVVKKQRPLLPKETAQSGQTSVVWNQTGNKIQTSSPKWHVQKVQKQQHGSQSQSPVASSNASTRYQTRQSVKAVQQKEPLSGSSSSVLTGDFLTPPASADVAADIAKYTSKVSKHNIMDAIKGTMTEIYNDLSKSTTGNTVAEIRRLRIEIEKLQWLHQQELSEMKHNLELTMAEMRQSLEQERERLVSEVKKQMEVEKQQAVDETKKKQWCANCKKEAIFYCCWNTSYCDYPCQQAHWPEHMKSCTQSATASQQEPEEEASAVPVPKTSGQSPKAQHSSPASKSSPTHKTPSPKADNTKASATVSVS comes from the exons TGTGAGCTAAGACATGGTCCCTTTTACTATGTCAAGCAGCCTGCACTCACCGCAGACCCTGTTGATGTTGTGCCACAGGATGGGAGGAATGATTTCTACTGCTGGATGTGCCACCGTGAGGGCCAGGTGCTCTGCTGTGAGCTCTGCCCACGTGTGTACCATGCCAAGTGCCTCAAACTGGCTGCCGAGCCTGAAGGCGACTGGTTCTGTCCAGAGTGTGAG AAAATAACAGTAGCAGAATGCATTGAGACTCAAAGCAAAGCCATGACCATGCTGAATTTGGAACAGCTATCCTACCTGTTGAAGTTTGCCCTGCAGAAAATGAAGCAGCCAGgg ACAGAGCCATTTCAGAAACCAGTGTCTCTGGAGCAGCATCCTGACTATGCAGAGTATATCTTCAACCCCATGGACCTATGCACCTTAGAGAAG AATATCAAAAAGAAGATGTATGGCTGCACCGAGGCATTTTTGGCAGACGCTAAATGGATTTTACACAACTGTATTATTTATAATGGAG GGAATCATAAACTTACTGCAACAGCAAAGGTTATTGTCAAGATCTGTGAACATGAG ATGAATGAAATTGAAGTTTGTCCAGAATGCTACCTGTCTGCTTGTCAAAAGAGAGACAACTGGTTTTGTGAACCATGT TCTCAACCCCATCCACTGGTGTGGGCTAAGCTGAAAGGTTTTCCGTTCTGGCCTGCTAAAGCACTGAGAGACAAAGATGGCCAGGTAGATGCTCGCTTCTTTGGCCAACATGACAG agcctGGGTGCCCATTAACAACTGCTACCTCATGTCAAAAGAGATTCCCTTCTCTGTGAAGAAGACGAAGAGCATCTTCAACAGTGCAATGCAAGAGATGGAAGTTTATGTGGAAAATGTACGCAAGAAACATGGCGTGTTTAATTATGCCCCATTCAGAACAGCATATACACCCAACAACCTGTTCCAGATGTTGCTGGACCCAAGTAACCCCAGGAAAGGTACAGTTATGCAAGAGAAACAGGACAAGATCAAGTTAAACTTTGACATGACTGCATCTCCCAGGGCACCCCTGGGCAAGAGTGTGGGACAGAGGATGAGTGACATTCCCAGGTCTCCAATGAGCACCAATTCCTCAGTCCATACAGGGTCAGACCTTGAGCAGGATGCATCAGAAAAAGGAACAAGAATCCCATCTAGCCACTGCAGTACAGGGGAAGACTCTATGGACTGCACAG CATCACCAGCATGTCTGAAGACCACAGGTAGTCCAAAACCCATCCCACCAACACCTGTTAAACAGGAGAGAATGCAGCATACAGCCAGCATCCTCAACCTAAATCTTG ACCGCATTAAGGCAGAAATGGACCTAAAGGAGCTGAGTGAGACTGTActtcaacagcagcagcaaagcCCATCTGTACTCCTTACCTCCCCAAAGAAACCCACCAGAAGTCTAGATAAGACCATAGAGAGCTGCAAGGCCCAACTAG GCATCAATGAAATCTCTGAGGATGTGTACCAAGGCGTGGATCACAGTGACTCTGATGATTCTGACAAGTCTGACTCCAGTGACAGCGAGTATGCGAGTGAAGAGGAGCAGGAGCTGAAAAACGCAATGAAGAATGAAGACCATGAGGATGctgtctttaaaaacaaaaaaagacccaGACCTACATCTTCACAACCACAAAGCAATAAGAACCAGTCTCAAAATGTGACCGAGAAGGTGGCCTCGGAACCGCCGCTAAAAAAGAGAGCCAGCGGCGTTTCAGAGAAGGAAGCCCAGGAAAAGCCTAGGGCAAACCAGCAGACgcagtcacagagagagaggccttCAGCTGGGCATGAAGGAAAGGCTGGAGTTGTGGATGCAGATTCAGACTCGGAAAGAGAACTTGTGATAGACCTTGGTGAGGAGCAGGGAGGCAAAGAGAGGAAGAAACCAAAGAGAGAGGCTTCAACAATCTCCAACTCTATAACCAAAGCCAATGCAGCCGTCAAAACTGAAG GAAAGGCTCTGGCCACTGCCAGCCCGTCAGCCTCTCCATCCACAGTACCCCCTGCTTCATCCTCCAACCCCAGCACAAGAGATTCAACCCAGCCAGTCTTAAAGCCACCAAACACCACCTCTGCCCCACCCGTCACCTCCACCAGCACCACCTCTGTACCAGGAACCACTTCAGCAACAAATTCCTCCATGTCCACTGTGGTAAAGAaacagcgccctctgctgcCCAAGGAGACAGCACAGTCTGGTCAGACATCAGTGGTTTGGAACCAGACTGGGAATAAGATCCAGACGTCCTCTCCAAAGTGGCACGTGCAGAAGGTTCAGAAGCAGCAACATGGCTCACAGTCTCAAAGCCCAGTGGCTTCCAGCAATGCCAGCACCCGCTACCAGACTAGGCAGTCTGTTAAAG CTGTCCAGCAAAAGGAGCCCTTGTCTGGGTCCTCTAGTTCAGTCTTGACTGGGGACTTCCTCACCCCACCTGCCTCTGCTGATGTAGCAGCTGACATTGCCAAGTACACCTCTAAAGTAAGTAAACACAAT atAATGGATGCTATTAAAGGAACAATGACTGAGATATACAACGACCTTTCCAAAAGCACAACAGGAAACACTGTTGCTGAG ATACGGAGGTTAAGGATCGAGATTGAGAAGCTCCAGTGGTTGCATCAGCAAGAGCTTTCAGAGATGAAACATAATCTGG AACTGACTATGGCAGAGATGAGGCAGAGTTTggagcaagagagggagaggctcGTTTCAGAGGTAAAGAAGCagatggaggtggagaaacAGCAGGCTGTGGACGAAACGAAGAAGAAGCAGTGGTGTGCCAACTGTAAGAAGGAGGCCATTTTCTACTGCTGTTGGAATACCAGCTACTGTGATTATCCCTGCCAACAAGCGCACTGGCCCGAACACATGAAATCCTGCACGCAGTCAG ccACAGCATCTCAGCAAGAGCCAGAGGAGGAGGCCTCTGCAGTTCCAGTACCAAAAACCTCAGGACAATCACCCAAAGCCCAGCATTCATCTCCTGCCAGCAAAAGTTCACCAACACACAAAACTCCTTCACCCAAAGCAGACAACACTAAAGCAAGCGCCACAGTTTCAGTGTCCTAA